The genome window TCTTTAAGGCAAAATTCATGCGTTCTTCTATCATTTTGGTTTCTCTCCATGGCATCACCCTTTCTGGCCGAAAGTGTTACCCATGTCCTGAACCTTTTTTGGTACCTATGTCCTGAACCTGTACCCCCTTTCGGAGTTGTTTGTTGAAGGTAGTTGGGGACAACTTGAGCTCCTCCTCTGCTCGCAGGGGAGGTGGCTGCGCTTGACGCAGACGGAGGGGTTTACGCTGGGCGAAGTTTCGTGAGTCGTTCGTTGCCGGCTGTTGCAGGACGACGAACCACCCCGTCTGCCGCTGTCGCGTCATCCACCCCTCCTTCGCCAAGGAGGGGAACTTTTTCTTGGCGATGCGAGAAGTGGGATACGGGTGGGAGAGACGGGGGCCTGCCTTGAAAATCATTCAAATTTGTGCCTTGCCTGCTGTACCTGGCGTTTACGCAGATGCCGCATCCCGCATCCCGCATCCCGCATCCCGCATCCCGCATCCCGCATCCCGCATCCCGCCAAGGTATGCCTTGATTCCGGATCGGCAACGCGCATGCTCTGGAAAACCTGCCACTAACCATGCAAAGCAAAACCCGCACATTCCTGATTGTCGGTGTCGATCTGCTCTTGTTGTTCGTCCTCCTGCCATTGGTGGTTTGGGTGCGTTTGGAATTTGAGGACTTACAGGAAGCCCTGGTTTTTCAGTCGGAGACGGTTCCGGCGGAGGGGGCGGCAGCTGCGGACCTGGAAGACCGCGGACCAGAAGTGCCGCAACCGGACCGCATCGAGGCGCCTGACTTGCCTGGGCCATCGGGCACAGTCCTGCAGGTTGTGCCGGAGGATCCGTTTGTTGCGGAAGCGCGGCGTCGTGCCATGGAGGATCCGGAGGCGGCCATGCTCTGGCTGCAGGAACAGGTCGAGGGGCAAGCCCGCTTGCGTGGGATGATGGAAGTTGTCGCGGTTTGGGCGGCCCGGGAGCCGGACAATGCCATGCTCTGGCTGGAATCCAATGCGCAGGGAATGGCACGTATGGAGACCCTGTACAGCGGCATGGAATTCTGGAGCAAGGAAGACCCGATTTCGGCGGCTCAGTGGGTTGAGGGCATGGCCAATGATGCCAGCAAGGTGACCGCAACCAAGGCGCTGATGGCAAACTGGGTGAAGCGGTATCCGGAGGAAGCCAGCAGCTGGCTGGGACGGCAGCAGCCTGGGGTCTTGCGGGATGAGGCCGCCAAATCCATGGTGCTGTCGTGGGCGGAGGTGGATCCGCAGGCGGCTTCGGGCTGGGCACTCTCAGAGGCGAGGCTGACTGGGAACCGGGATCTGATTCATTCGGTGGTGGCCGCGTATGCCACGGACGATCCGAAAGCGGCCGAAGCGTACGTTCGTGAAGTCAATGCGCAGATGGAAGTGCCGGGCCTGGTGACCAGTTACCTGCGCAGTCTGGCGGAAGCGGAGCCGATGCGCGCGGCACGTTGGCTCGGCAGTCTTCCCTCGGACGATCCTTTGTCTTCACCCGAGAATGCCCGTGTCTTGATGGAGGAGTGGAGCCGGACGGATTCGGTGACCGCGTCGCAGTGGCTCAGTGAGAAAGCCGATGGCCCTGAAAAGGATGCGGCCATTCTCGGCTTTGCGACGACCATGCTGGACTATGATCCGGAAACCGTTGCGGCTTGGACGAATACGATCTCGGATCCGAACCTGCGTATGGATGCGCTGGTCGACACGATTGACGAATGGGCCCGGTCGCAGCCGCATCAGGCACTCAAATGGGTACAGTCAGCCCGGATGGAGTCGGATCTGCGGGACGCGCTGGCGCGGCGGATCGGTTGGGACTAAAGTTGGGGGGCCTCAATGAAATCGCATCGGTCCATTCATTCTAGCGGGTTTTCATGGAGACGCATTTGATGAAGGGACGGGCTTCTGCACGTCCGCTGCAGAGTCGCCAGGCCTTGTCGAAATCGCTGTCGCGCTTTCGCTACAGGAGTGAGAGTTGATCCCCTATCTCGTCACACTTGCCGCTGCTTCTTCTTGCGCAGGCTGCTTTTGAGGCGGTGAATGCTCAGGGCAAAGCCGGTGTAAACCAGCACGATGCCGGCGACACAGCCGAGGAAGGCGATGATCTTGCCGGGGAGCAGGCCCGCCTCTCCGGTGTGGATCCAGCGGAAGGAACTGCGGATCTTTTGTTTCAGGCTGAGTTCGCGTGGCGTGCGCTCGGCTTCAATCTCGCCGCTCTGGGGGTGGATGATCAATTCGGACGGCCGATTGAAGGGAAACCAAAGACCGGATTCCTGCACCAGCACCACTGCGGGGTCGGGGGCCGGCGGGCCGCGACGCTTGCCTGATGGCTGCCCCTCTGCGGTGGAAATCGACATCTGGATCGAGTCCCATGCTTGCGGCCAGGCGGCCGCAATCTGAAAGCGCTCTTCCAAGCTCAGGTCCGGTCCGCTTACCGTCTCACTTCTTGCTTCCGCCTGAAGAGCCTGCCCCGGACGCGGAGGGCTTTGCCCGAACAATGCGTCCGCCGTGTTCCGCGCCCAGTCGTAGTGGAACATCGCCGCGGTGAAAGCCATCAGGACGATGGGCAGGAGTGCCCAGAAACCGAATACATTGTGCCAGTTGAAATTGCGGGCTTTGGCTTGGGAGAAGGATTTGAAGAAAAGGACGAGTTTGAACTGCTTCCAACGCCACTGTCGGGGGAACCAGAGATAAAGCCCACTCAGGGCGAGGAAGAGAAAGACGGCATTCGAGATTCCGTTTATGTTCTTGCCGAGGCCACGGGCATCACCTTCCAGGGCGAGCCAGCGGTGAAGCATGAGGTTCAGATGAAAGAACTTACGGAGTCCCACGGCGGTGCCTTCCCTGAACGCCCCGGTGTAGGGGTCGAGGTAGCGGAACTCGCCTCGGCCGGCTTGGATGATCCACGCCTCATCCTCAGCCGAAGGGATTTCGACCTGGCTGAACGGTAGTTCCGGGGCGGCTGCTTTTGCGCCGGCAACGAGCTCGTCGACGCTGAGGCGTTCCCGGGTTCCATGATCCTCCACTTGGATGGCATCGGCTTCCGCCCAGTTGAGTATTTCCGTCTGAAAGGCAAGGATCGCACCGGTCAGACACATGAGTGCGATCAATACGCCGGCGGCCAGGCCGAGGCAAAGGTGTGCCCAGAACAGGATTTTTCGGAAGAGTTTCATGATGATTTTGCACTCAGAAAAGCGCTTGTGTCCATATTTGGCCACAAGCGCTCTTCGTCAACGGGACTGGATCGTTTCTAGAATTGATAGCTGAAGCTGAGGCCGATTTCACGCCCGGTCGCCGCGTAGCCGTTTTGATACGCGAAGGTGGCCTGGTCGTAGTAATGACGGTCGAAGAGATTACTGACAGTCAGGTTGAGCGTCAGCCCGTCGATCGCAGCAGGGCTCCAGCGAACAAAGGCATCATGCACCGCGTAGGGTTTCTTCTCGCTCACGCTGCGGCCGGAATCGGAGGTCACGCTTTCGACATAGTAGAGGTTCCAGCCGGCGCTCAGGTTGAGATTTTCAAATTTGTATTCGGCATTGGCGGTCCAGGCGCGTCCCGTGTAGTTGTTCATCAGGCTCGACTGGTCCGTTGTGCTGCCTTCGTAGGTTTCCACTTCAGGTGTGGTATCGATGACGCCGGCACGAAGTTGCAAATTCCCGAATTGGGCGCCGGCGAAGATTTCGTAGCCTTTGCTCTTGAACTTACCGATGTTGCTGCGCCAACCGGTGCTGCGGTTGTAGGACGGATTGATCACATCGTCGATCTCAAGCTGGAAGACATTGGCGCCCAGGTAGAAGTTCTGGAAGTTGTATTCAAAGCCGAATTCGATGTTCTCGGACTCTTCCGCTTTCATGTCCGGATCCTGCACCATGCTGTCGAAGAAAGCCTGTCCCGGATAGGCGCCCCGCATCGCCTGGGCATAGGTGGCATGCAGTTCCAAGCCGTCGACAGGGCGGAGGATGACGGTGCCGTTGGGACTAAAGCCATCATTGTCGACATCCACGCCGAAGCGGTCTTCCAACTGGTAGCGGTCATAGCGGGCCCCGGCCGACAGTGTCAGGATCGAAGTCACGTCCCACTCCGCCTGTGTATAGAAGCCGAGCACCTTACCGGTATCCTTGCCCCCGATCTTGGTGGTCTTGTGGGTGTCGACCCGGTAGTCGCTACCGTAAGTCCATTCGATGTCTCCGAGCAGGCTCGTATTTCTCAGGTCAAGGCCGATGGATTGGATCGAGCTGTCGATGTCGTCGCCGGTCAAGCTGCGCTCGGTGAAATAGACCGTCGATTCGATGTCCACCCAGTCGTTGTTCAAGGGGTTGATGTCGTATTGGACCGTCGCGGTATTACGCTCCTGGTAATTGTTTTGATCGGATGGGTCTTCGGGAGCGATGTTGATACGATTCCCTCCCTTGCCTTGGTCTTCCAGATATTCATAGCTGAGCTTCAGAGTCTGCGCATCCGTGAGCTGGCCCGCAATTTTTGCAAAGGCGCTGCGGCGCTCGTACTCGCTGTCGATCACTTCATTGCCGTCGCCGTCCTCGTAATTGCCGAAGTCGGAATAACCGATGGACGCCAGATAACTCCAGTTCTCGCTGATCAGCCCATAACCGGAAGCGCTCAGCTTGTAGCCGCCTTCTCCGCTGGAGAAATAGCTGGCCTTGAGCAGCGCCCCAATGGTTTCGCCTTCACGAAGCATGTCAAAGCCGTCCTTGGTTTCATAGGAGAGCGCACCGGCCAGCGCACCCGGACCATTGAGTGCACTGCCGGTTCCGGCGCTGACTTCGACGGACTTGAGCAGTTCCGGTTCGATGTTGCCGCCGCTGCCCGCATGGTAGAATATGGCCCCGCTTTGGGGGGCGCCGTCGATCGTGACGCTGGCCTGGGTTGTCTGGATTCCGCGGATGAAGATATCCTGGGTTTGGGGGCGGCCCCCCGCCGCGTGGACACTGAGGGTCGTTTTGAATACATCCTCAAGGTCGTTGGCCGACCATTGCTGCAGCTCGATCGCATCGACGGTGTTGGCGTCTTCGGCCGTGAATTCAGGGGGTTCGGCTTTTTGGCCCGTGAGTGCGGTTTCCTGCAGTTCCGCCACGGCAGTCGAAGTCTCGTCGGCTGCGCCCAGGCTTGCGCCGAGCACGAGTCCGCCGAAGACAGTATAAATGATTCTTGTGTGAGTTAAGTTTTGCATAATCCAAATTGATGAGCCGGAAGCATATCAATTTTGGATTCCCGATTTCTGCCCCGATCGGGAGGAAAAATGCTCCGTCCGGTTGGGGCTCTGGATGTCGTTTCACACCTCACCACCTCGAAAGCCTGTAGCCGAATTGGTAACAATTTGGATGCTTTGGGGCAGGCTTTCCGCCTCGGAGGCGTCTGTATTTTAGGCGGACTCCATCAGCACGCGCTCAACCGGAGCGGTGGTGATCTTGCCGAGGAGGGATTCCGCGAGTTCGAAGCCGCCGTTGAGGGCGGTTACGATCCGCGCATGGGCACAGGCATGGATGCTGTAGCTGCGTCCATGGGAAAGGTTTCGTTGATTCAGCGCGCAGATGACTGCGGGGACACTGGGATTGAAGGCTGCGCTTTCCGCGGCACGGCCGACAAAGACTTGGCCGTTATCGCCTTCAATGATGAAGCCTTCGGCGGCGTGTGTATAGGGTGTGTAGCTGCGTTGTGCTGCATTGAGCGCACGCTGGCAAATATTGCTTTGGATCGGATGGATGCTTTGGAGCGAGGCCGGGGGCGGGTTCAGGAGGTCGTGGGGCTCGGGTTGGAGAGCATTGAAGGCATCGGGCAGGAGTTCCGGGAGCGGCACCTGCCGGTCCTTATAGCTGATCACGAGTTGGCCGGCATTGCCCAGTTCGCAAAGGAACTGGCGGCAGTGTCCACAGGGAACCTCGGACACGCTGAGCCGGGAAATCAAGGTTTCGCCGTGTATCCATGCATTTAATACGGCGGATTGTTCCGCGTGCAGGCTGTTGCCCAAAGAAGCTCCGGTAAACTCCATATTCGCTCCGAGGTACAGGCGGCCGCTGGTTCCTTGGGCGACGGCGCCGACCCGGAATCCTGAGATCGGGCAGACCGCGAAAGACTTGGCCAAGGGGAGCAATGTGGCGCCGAGCGATGCGGGGTCGCCGGGCAAATCCTTGAGGCAGCCGCTGAATGCGCCGTTCTCGACCTGGGCTAGGACTGCCGCCTTTAACTCCGGACTGGCATGCTCGAGCATGGGGGCCAGGTCGATTTGTGGAACGGGGAGCATGCTTATTTGATAAACTCGATACTGTACGGGTAGCTGTAGTGCTTGCCATCATTGGCGTGAAGGCCGCCGATGACGGTCAGTACGGTCACAGCAATCATGAGGCCAAATAGGAGGAGGACGAGGAAGGGCAGGTAGAGCAGTCCGATGAAGGGGATCAGGGCCATCGGGATCGCGCAGATGAAACCGCCTGCGGTCAGGATGGCCATGGCCAGGGTTGCGGTGATTTGGAAATTGAGCGAGTTCTTCCCGCAGCGGTCGACGAAAGGGTCCTGGTCTTTCTTGATCAGCCAGATGATCAAGGGGCCGACGATATTGCCGAAAGGCACCCCGATTAGGCCGGAGAGTGCGAGCAGATGGCAAAGCATGCCCGATGTGCGGTCGGGCTCGGGGGTTGAGTTGCCTTCCGCCCCATTCGGGCTGTGGGCGGGCGGCTGTGGCGGGACTTCATCCATGGCTCCAATGTCTAACGGCTTGTTCCGGAAAATGCAAGCGGCCGGGTTGGCCGGTGGTCGCGCAGTCCGTGCTGAATCACGCTTGCCAGTTGGCGCCAAGCCTCTTTGTTTGCCCCTCATGGCTTCATCCAATCAGTCCAATTTCCTGACCTACACCAGTGCACGTGCCATCGCCGACGAATTCGGTGCTCCGGTCTATGTGTATGACGAGGCGACCCTGCGCGCGAACGCGGAGGCGGTGTTGGCCTTCCCGAACGCCTATGGCTTGACCGCGCGCTATGCCATGAAGGCCTGCCCGAATGCCGCGGTTCTGAAGCTCTTTACCGGTATGGGCCTCCACATCGATGCGAGTTCCGGTCACGAGGTGCGGCGTGCGATCGCCGCGGGGGTGGCTCCTGAGAAGATCAGCCTGAGCGCGCAGGAAGTGCCTGTGGATCTGGGAGATCTCCTTGGCTTGGGGATCCAGTTTAATGCCTGCTCGCTGCAACAGCTCGAGCGTTACGGGCAGTTGCGCCCGGGCACCGAGGTGGGGGTGCGCTTGAATCCGGGGGCGGGTTCCGGAGGCAACAACCGTACGAATGTGGGCGGGCCGTCCTCGAGTTTCGGCATCTGGCATGAGTTTGTGCCCCAGGTGAAGGAACTGGTCGCGAAGTACGACTTGAAGCTGATCCGTATCCACACCCATATTGGATCCGGAAGTGACCCCGATGTCTGGCTCAAGGTTTCACAGATGAATTTTAGCCTCGTGGCGCAGTTCCCGGATGTGCGTATCCTCAATGTCGGGGGTGGTTACAAGGTGGGTCGCATGCCCGACGAGAAGACCACGGACCTGCAGGTCATCGGGCAGCCGATGAAGGAAAAGTTCGAGGCCTTCGCCGCGGAGACCGGTCGTGAGATCCGCATGGAGGTCGAACCCGGCACTTATCTGGTGGCCAATGCGGGTGCCTTACTCGCCGAGGTCCACGATGTTGTTTCGACCGGTGAGGACGGCTATGATTTCATCAAGCTGAATACGGGGATGACCGAGTTGCTGCGGCCTTCGATTTACGGCGCCCAGCACCCGATACACCTCCTGCAGGCGGCGCCTGCCGCCGCGCAAAAGGATTATGTGGTGGTGGGGCATTGCTGCGAGTCGGGCGACATCCTGACTCCGGCTCCGGGGGATCCGGAGTTGTTGGCCACGCGTTCCCTGCCTCTGGCTTCGACCGGCGACCTCTGTGTGATCGACGGTGCCGGCGCCTACGCTGCGGCCATGACGCCGAAGCACTATAATTCCTATCCGGAGGCGGCCGAAGTGCTTCTCACGGTGGAGGGGGCTCCGAAGTTGATCCGTCGCCGCCAGAAGCTGGAGGATATTTGGGCCAACGAAGTTCCGGTCGCGTAGCGGCTGCTGCCTGTCACCGGGCGTCGAAATGGCGGCCGGGACAGCCGCCGCTAACTGAGTGATGCCTTAGGCGTTGGCGAAGGCTTGGTTGAGCTTGCCGGAGACAAAGCCTTCGCGGTCGATCTCCGCCTTTTCAAAACCGATTTCCGCCAGGGCTGCTTGCATGCGGTCGAGGATCGCCTCAAGCTGCGCGAGCTCCTTGCGGGGGACCTCGACACGTGCGGTTTCCCCGTAGTGGCGCACGCGGTTGATCGGGAAGCCGGCCTCCTTGAGCCAGGCTTCGGCCTTTTCAATCTGACGCAGTTTTTCGACGGTGACCCGTTGCCCGTAGGGAATGCGTGAGGCCAAACAGGGGCTGGCCGGCTTATCCCAACAGGAAAGTTTGAAATGTGCGGCCACAGCGCGCACCATTTCCTTGCTCATCCGGCATTCGGCGAGCGGGCAGCGCACGGCATGTTCACTGGCGGCTTCCAGACCCGGGCGGTAGTCGTAGGTGTCGTCGGCATTCGCGCCGCTTAAAACCCACCAGTCCGGATATTTGTGCCGCATCCGGTCGAGTTCTCCGTAAAGGGCGTCTTTGCAATAGTAGCAACGGTTGGCCGGATTTGTGAAATAGTTCGGGTCTTCGATTTCGCCCGAAACGATTACCTCCAGAGGCATGTCGTTGGCCTGGGCAAAACCGCGGGCGGCCTCGAGTTCGGACATTTTGAGGCTGGGGGAGGCCGAGATGACTGCAAGGCTCCGGTCCGGGCCCAAAAAATGCCGGGCGAGAAAGGCCACCAGAGAGCTGTCCACCCCGCCTGAAAAGGCGGTGATGGCACCGTCGCAACGGGCGAACCAGCGCTCCAGACGCGCAATGCATTCCAAGACCTCGTTGCTATTCGACATAGGGTGAATCCTACGCTTGTGCTGCGTGCTGTCAATGGGAGTCCTTCGATACGCCAAGCTTCCCCGCTGGGTTCGCTTACATCCCCGCCCTACGCAAAAGGAAATACGATTTCCGCCTTGCGGGGCGGGGAGCGGGGGGCAAGATGCGGGTTTGAATGGATGCAGTGACCGGCACGACCACGCTTCTCAGTTCCGCGGTGTTGATTGGGGTGACTCACACCCTGATGGGACCCGACCACTATTTGCCCTTTGTCGCTTTGGGCAAAGCCCGCAGTTGGTCTGTGCGACGTACTTTGTTCCTGACCTTTCTTTGTGGTTTGGGGCATGTGGCCGCATCCGTCCTGATCGGTTGTGTGGGCGCCATGGCCGGCTGGTCTCTCGGGAGCCTGGAGTCCCTCGAATCGGCGCGTGGCGAAATGGCTGCCTGGCTGCTCATTATTTTCGGTCTCTTCTATCTGGTCTGGGCCCTGCGACGCTTCGTCTCCGGGGATGTCGGGCATAGCCATGTGCATGCGGACGGCAGCTGCCATGCCCATACTCCCGGGAGATCCGTGCCAATGGCGAACCTGACCGGGTGGAGCCTTTTTGTCGTGTTCGTTTTCGGTCCCTGTGAGGCGCTGATCCCACTCCTGCTCTATCCTTCCCTCGCGCATCATTTCAGCCTGAGTGTCGCAGTGATCGGACTGTTTGCAGTCGCGACAATTTCGACTATGTTGTGTGTCGTGTGGATGATGCTGCGCGGAATCAGTTTTTTCAAGGCGGAGCGCTATGGACGCTACAGTCATGTGGTGGCCGGCGCTGTCGTTCTAAGCTGTGGCGCGGCGATCCATGTGGGACTTTAAAACATGCGACTACTTTATTATAACTGTGTGGCCGGGATCTGCGGCGATATGAATCTCGGAGCGATGCTCGATCTCGGGGTGAATCCCCAGGATCTCGTGCGGGAGCTGGAGCGTCTTCCACTGGAAGGCTGGCAGCTTCATAGCGAGCAGGACGTGCGTTCGGGTATCAGCGGGACCCGGTGTGATGTGATCCTCGAATCGGATGCCGTCGAAAGGCAGCAACCACATTCGCACGATCATCATTCGCACGTCCCTACGCATGCTCATGAGCACAGCAATGGGGAGCACGGTCATGGGGCACACGGCCATCAACACGCCGCGCACCGGACCTTTCGCGAGATCCGAGAGATGATCGAGGGCTCCGGCCTGCACCCGAAGGTGAAGGCCGATGCGATCGCGATTTTCCAGTCGCTGGCGGAAGCCGAGGGGGCTGTGCACAACAAGCCGGCGGATGCGGTGCATTTTCATGAAGTTGGCGCGGTCGATTCCATTCTCGATATAGTCGGTGCCGCGGTCTGCTGGCATTTGCTTGAGGTTGATGCGATTGCATCTTCGGCCGTCGAGCTCGGCGGGGGCACGGTACAGTGTGCGCACGGCCGAATGCCGGTTCCCGCGCCCGCAACGGCACGCCTGCTGGAAGGCGTTCCGGTTCGCGTCAACGGCACCAACAAGGAGGCCACCACGCCCACGGGTGCCGCCATCCTGATGGGCAAGCAGTGCCGCTTCGAGACGGTCCTCAGCGGCCGTCAGCTGAAAGCGGGCACGGGGATCGGGCAGCGCAAGGATCCGAATCTTCCGAATGTCTTGCATGTGGCCTTACTGGATGTGGCTGCGGCCAGCCCGCTTGCGGATTCACAGGTGTGGGAAGTTGCGGTCAATCTTGACGACATGATGCCCGAGCACGTGGCATTCCTCTGCGAGCAGTTGCTGGATGCCGGCGCCCTGGATGTCTGGCAAACGGCGGCTACGTTCAAGAAGGGGCGCCTCGGTGTCGTGGTATCGGCGCTGGCCGGCGAGGGGGCGCTGCCGGCGGTGGAAGCCGCCTTTATGAAGCACAGTCGCAGCCTTGGGTTGCGGCGCTGCAAGTGGGAGCGGGTGACGCTGCCGCGCAGTATCGAAACGGTGGATACGACACTGGGGCCGGTGCGCCTTAAAATAGCCCGGGACGCGGAGGGCCGTATTTGCCGCCGCAAGCCGGAGTATGAAGACTGCAAGGCCCTTGCCTTGAAGCACGACATGTCCCTGCGTGAGGTGCAGCGAATCATCGAGGAGGTATTGGCGCTCGGGCCGGATCGCAAATGAGTCCCGAGGAAATCCTGAAAGCGGTGCGAGACGGGCAACTGACGGTGGAAGCCGCGGCCGAGGCGCTGCGGCGCGGTCGCTTTGCAGACCTCGGGCACAGCCGTGTGGACCTGGACCGTGCACGGCGCAAGGGAACATCGGAGGTGGTCTTTGGTGAAGGCAAGACCGCGGAGCAGGTGGCTTCGATCGCCCGGACATTGTTGGATCATCAACAGAACGTGCTCGTTACCCGGTTGAGCCGTGAAAAAGCCGAGCCCTTGCTGCAGGCCTTTCCCCATTCGGAGTACCACGAATTGTCCCGCATTTTTATGATTCGCCCTTACCCGCTGGAAGCGGTGGAAAGCCGAATCGCGGTCGCCTGTGCCGGGACTTCGGACTTTCCGGTCGCCGAGGAGGCAAGGCTGACGGCCGAGTTCTTCGGCAACAGCGTCGATACGCTGTACGATGCCGGGGTGGCCGGCTTGCACCGTTTGATGGCGGACTTGGATGTGCTTCTGGAGGCGAAGGTGGTGATTGTTGTCGCCGGAATGGAAGGCGCCTTGCCTAGCGTGGTGGGTGGATTGGTCCAGGCTCCGGTGATCGCTGTGCCTACGAGCGTTGGTTATGGCGCCAGCTTCGGCGGGGTGGCGGCGCTTCTCGGCATGTTGAATTCCTGTGCCTCGGGCGTGAGTGTGGTGAATATAGATAACGGTTTTGGGGCAGGTTATCTTGCCAACACCATCAACCGTCTCTAAACCATCCTGCATGCAAAGTTCTCTTGTCGCGACCCTGCGGCGTTCCAAGCTGGGGCCGTTTGCTCTGGCCATACTGATTCAGGTCGGCCTGCTCTTTTCGGCGGTCTTCGTGGTGGTGCTTGTTCCGGAGCTCAAAGAAGACCCCGAGTTTGTCGCCCGCAAGAAAATCTACCTCCCGCAGAAAGAACTCGAACACAAGGTGGCACTGGCTGAGTTTCAGAACGCGGCGAGCTCGCCGCTTATGATGGAGCGGATCCAGACCGCGGCACTCCTGCCGGATACCATGCCTTCGCTGCCCGACCTGCCGCGCAGTGAGTTCAATCCGATTGAGCGGAACCCCGCCGCACTCCAGTCGGATGCCCTGCTGGGGCAGTCCGGGGTACTGGGGGCGCTGCAAGGGCTGAAGACGGATTCGTCCTCGGCTTCGCTCTTCGGAATCGAGGATAGCGGGCAGCGCATCCTGATCCTATTCGATAACAGTGCGACGGTTTGGAACAAGGCGGCTGCGGTGGGTGTGAGCACGGATGTCTTCGTTCGGGAGTTGTCGGGTTTGATTGACGGGTTGAATGCCAACACCCTGTTCGGGATTGTTCCCTTTGCCCGGAAAGTGGGTACCTTCAGGGATTATCTGATCGCCGCCGGAGCCCGTAACAAGCAGAACGCCAAGCAGTGGGTGGCGGGAAATGTCCGCTCCAGCCGAAAGTCCACGGAGCTTCCATTTCAGGTCGATGGTATTGAGGGCGCGCTGACGGTCGCCTTCCAGATGGAGCCGGACGTGATCTTCATCGTGGCGGACGGCGATTTCCAGCGTAATGCATCGGCCGCGGTGCGTGGCGGCGATGTGCCCTGGGAGGATGTGGAGCGAACGCTCCGTCACTTGACCCGCGAATATGGGATTGAGCCGCGCATCCATTTTGTCGGCTTTCAAGTGGAGCCGGAGGCCGCCGAGGCGATCGGGAAGATCACACGCCGCTATAAGGGACAGTTTTCAAGTCTGTCTTCGGGCTGAGTTGGAGCCTTCAGCCGCCTTGGGGAGGTTGGCTGGCGCGTCCGGTAAAGTAGTCCTTGTATTCGCTGAGGTTGTTATCGATGGCATCGGCCACGACTATCGAGGCGGCAAAGAACATGATGATTGCATTGGAGGCCGCATCACTTTCCTCGATTGCCTTGATGCGCTGGGAAAAGGCCTGGTTCAGCCCTTCGAGGGTTTCATAGAAGCATTTCAATCCCTGGAGGTCCCAATCCGGGCTGCCCCCTTCCTTG of Coraliomargarita parva contains these proteins:
- the cdd gene encoding cytidine deaminase, which encodes MLPVPQIDLAPMLEHASPELKAAVLAQVENGAFSGCLKDLPGDPASLGATLLPLAKSFAVCPISGFRVGAVAQGTSGRLYLGANMEFTGASLGNSLHAEQSAVLNAWIHGETLISRLSVSEVPCGHCRQFLCELGNAGQLVISYKDRQVPLPELLPDAFNALQPEPHDLLNPPPASLQSIHPIQSNICQRALNAAQRSYTPYTHAAEGFIIEGDNGQVFVGRAAESAAFNPSVPAVICALNQRNLSHGRSYSIHACAHARIVTALNGGFELAESLLGKITTAPVERVLMESA
- a CDS encoding PepSY-associated TM helix domain-containing protein translates to MKLFRKILFWAHLCLGLAAGVLIALMCLTGAILAFQTEILNWAEADAIQVEDHGTRERLSVDELVAGAKAAAPELPFSQVEIPSAEDEAWIIQAGRGEFRYLDPYTGAFREGTAVGLRKFFHLNLMLHRWLALEGDARGLGKNINGISNAVFLFLALSGLYLWFPRQWRWKQFKLVLFFKSFSQAKARNFNWHNVFGFWALLPIVLMAFTAAMFHYDWARNTADALFGQSPPRPGQALQAEARSETVSGPDLSLEERFQIAAAWPQAWDSIQMSISTAEGQPSGKRRGPPAPDPAVVLVQESGLWFPFNRPSELIIHPQSGEIEAERTPRELSLKQKIRSSFRWIHTGEAGLLPGKIIAFLGCVAGIVLVYTGFALSIHRLKSSLRKKKQRQV
- a CDS encoding TonB-dependent receptor domain-containing protein, which produces MQNLTHTRIIYTVFGGLVLGASLGAADETSTAVAELQETALTGQKAEPPEFTAEDANTVDAIELQQWSANDLEDVFKTTLSVHAAGGRPQTQDIFIRGIQTTQASVTIDGAPQSGAIFYHAGSGGNIEPELLKSVEVSAGTGSALNGPGALAGALSYETKDGFDMLREGETIGALLKASYFSSGEGGYKLSASGYGLISENWSYLASIGYSDFGNYEDGDGNEVIDSEYERRSAFAKIAGQLTDAQTLKLSYEYLEDQGKGGNRINIAPEDPSDQNNYQERNTATVQYDINPLNNDWVDIESTVYFTERSLTGDDIDSSIQSIGLDLRNTSLLGDIEWTYGSDYRVDTHKTTKIGGKDTGKVLGFYTQAEWDVTSILTLSAGARYDRYQLEDRFGVDVDNDGFSPNGTVILRPVDGLELHATYAQAMRGAYPGQAFFDSMVQDPDMKAEESENIEFGFEYNFQNFYLGANVFQLEIDDVINPSYNRSTGWRSNIGKFKSKGYEIFAGAQFGNLQLRAGVIDTTPEVETYEGSTTDQSSLMNNYTGRAWTANAEYKFENLNLSAGWNLYYVESVTSDSGRSVSEKKPYAVHDAFVRWSPAAIDGLTLNLTVSNLFDRHYYDQATFAYQNGYAATGREIGLSFSYQF
- the larE gene encoding ATP-dependent sacrificial sulfur transferase LarE, translated to MSNSNEVLECIARLERWFARCDGAITAFSGGVDSSLVAFLARHFLGPDRSLAVISASPSLKMSELEAARGFAQANDMPLEVIVSGEIEDPNYFTNPANRCYYCKDALYGELDRMRHKYPDWWVLSGANADDTYDYRPGLEAASEHAVRCPLAECRMSKEMVRAVAAHFKLSCWDKPASPCLASRIPYGQRVTVEKLRQIEKAEAWLKEAGFPINRVRHYGETARVEVPRKELAQLEAILDRMQAALAEIGFEKAEIDREGFVSGKLNQAFANA
- a CDS encoding DUF4870 domain-containing protein, with the protein product MDEVPPQPPAHSPNGAEGNSTPEPDRTSGMLCHLLALSGLIGVPFGNIVGPLIIWLIKKDQDPFVDRCGKNSLNFQITATLAMAILTAGGFICAIPMALIPFIGLLYLPFLVLLLFGLMIAVTVLTVIGGLHANDGKHYSYPYSIEFIK
- a CDS encoding diaminopimelate decarboxylase produces the protein MASSNQSNFLTYTSARAIADEFGAPVYVYDEATLRANAEAVLAFPNAYGLTARYAMKACPNAAVLKLFTGMGLHIDASSGHEVRRAIAAGVAPEKISLSAQEVPVDLGDLLGLGIQFNACSLQQLERYGQLRPGTEVGVRLNPGAGSGGNNRTNVGGPSSSFGIWHEFVPQVKELVAKYDLKLIRIHTHIGSGSDPDVWLKVSQMNFSLVAQFPDVRILNVGGGYKVGRMPDEKTTDLQVIGQPMKEKFEAFAAETGREIRMEVEPGTYLVANAGALLAEVHDVVSTGEDGYDFIKLNTGMTELLRPSIYGAQHPIHLLQAAPAAAQKDYVVVGHCCESGDILTPAPGDPELLATRSLPLASTGDLCVIDGAGAYAAAMTPKHYNSYPEAAEVLLTVEGAPKLIRRRQKLEDIWANEVPVA
- a CDS encoding sulfite exporter TauE/SafE family protein is translated as MDAVTGTTTLLSSAVLIGVTHTLMGPDHYLPFVALGKARSWSVRRTLFLTFLCGLGHVAASVLIGCVGAMAGWSLGSLESLESARGEMAAWLLIIFGLFYLVWALRRFVSGDVGHSHVHADGSCHAHTPGRSVPMANLTGWSLFVVFVFGPCEALIPLLLYPSLAHHFSLSVAVIGLFAVATISTMLCVVWMMLRGISFFKAERYGRYSHVVAGAVVLSCGAAIHVGL